The following proteins come from a genomic window of Nostoc sp. KVJ3:
- a CDS encoding protein kinase domain-containing protein, protein MSCYCINPFCDKRQNPNDIENCLSCGTSLLINDRICLVEPLRELADNPFNYFEVFEVDDAGTQWNPGRKRRVMKVLKWDTPNLVKLIEHESLALQLIQHPNIPESTVDDFFTFVPKNSRLTLHCLVMDKFEGENLEQWIESHGRISQSLALEWLKQLVEVLDTVHRSDFFHRDIKPSNIVLQLNGQLALIDFGTARRLTNTYLAKVSGSGGTDKGRGGRYEVTSVVTPYYTSLEQINGQAVPQSDFYALGRTFVNLVTATLLSNLPTDQKTGRLIWRDKAPHIDKPLADFLDELMALLPGQRPQTTEVILQRLEKLPQQIKNYRFTNSKIFRISKSTLMGLLFVGGIFLSIPLAANYLVAQGERAEAVNDSQSAQEYFDSAIKINSQVKNSIYKFYFDKASRSTQNLRSAKKYYELSIKYNNQDVDTYNNLAFVCQLLNEFDCVTTNYEKALKLKPDTWSGHYGLGTFYDDQGKKDLAEQQYQLAIKLIVKQFQLLIIYQD, encoded by the coding sequence ATGTCATGCTATTGTATCAATCCTTTTTGCGATAAACGTCAAAATCCTAATGACATTGAAAACTGCCTGTCGTGTGGTACTTCGCTGCTTATCAACGACCGTATCTGCCTAGTTGAACCATTGAGAGAGCTTGCTGATAACCCGTTTAATTATTTTGAAGTTTTTGAAGTAGACGACGCTGGTACTCAATGGAATCCTGGTCGGAAGCGGCGAGTTATGAAAGTTCTGAAATGGGATACTCCTAATTTAGTTAAGTTGATCGAGCATGAATCCCTGGCTTTGCAACTAATTCAGCATCCTAATATTCCCGAAAGCACTGTGGACGACTTTTTCACATTTGTCCCTAAGAATAGTCGCCTAACATTACATTGCTTAGTTATGGATAAATTTGAGGGAGAAAACTTGGAGCAATGGATAGAATCTCATGGGAGAATTTCACAATCTCTAGCATTAGAATGGCTTAAACAGTTAGTTGAAGTTCTTGATACAGTACACCGTTCTGATTTTTTCCATCGAGACATCAAGCCTTCTAATATAGTTCTTCAGCTAAACGGTCAACTAGCATTAATTGATTTTGGTACTGCGCGGCGATTGACTAATACTTACTTAGCTAAAGTTAGTGGGAGTGGGGGAACTGATAAAGGTAGGGGAGGACGATATGAAGTTACATCTGTTGTTACGCCTTATTATACTTCTTTGGAGCAAATTAATGGTCAAGCAGTACCGCAATCAGATTTTTACGCATTGGGTCGGACTTTTGTAAATCTAGTTACTGCAACTCTTCTAAGTAATCTACCAACAGATCAAAAAACAGGAAGGCTAATTTGGAGAGATAAAGCACCGCATATTGACAAACCCCTTGCTGATTTTCTTGATGAATTGATGGCTCTCCTTCCGGGGCAGCGTCCGCAGACTACTGAAGTAATTTTGCAGAGGTTAGAAAAACTGCCTCAGCAAATTAAAAATTATAGATTTACTAATTCTAAAATATTTAGAATTAGCAAATCTACATTAATGGGTTTACTATTTGTTGGGGGAATCTTTCTATCTATACCTCTAGCAGCTAACTATTTAGTGGCTCAAGGAGAGAGGGCTGAGGCAGTAAATGATTCTCAGAGCGCACAAGAGTATTTTGACTCAGCTATAAAAATTAATTCTCAAGTGAAAAATTCTATTTATAAATTTTATTTTGATAAAGCATCTCGTAGTACTCAAAACCTGCGATCTGCAAAAAAATATTATGAATTATCGATAAAATATAATAATCAAGATGTAGACACTTACAACAATTTAGCTTTTGTTTGCCAGTTATTAAATGAATTTGACTGTGTAACTACTAATTATGAGAAGGCTTTGAAATTAAAACCTGATACTTGGTCAGGTCATTATGGATTAGGAACCTTTTATGATGACCAAGGAAAAAAAGATTTAGCAGAGCAGCAGTATCAGTTGGCCATAAAATTAATAGTCAAGCAATTCCAGTTATTAATAATCTATCAAGATTGA
- a CDS encoding IS630 family transposase (programmed frameshift) — translation MAKKYIVDLNEDEVSQLQAIIKKGKHKARTITRANILLMATDRERDQAIASIVRAHVATVQRIREKFVIGGLDFALKDEVHPPKPKKLDEKQEAFLIATACSKPPEGRVRWTMQLLADHLVNLGIIDSISDETIRQTLKKNEIKPWLKEQWCIPEVNAEYVFRMEDVLDLYNEPYDPKRPVVCFDERPYQLVEEVRLPLPPEPEQPERYDFEYKRNGTVNLFACFQPLAGWRHIEVTERRTKADFALQMKKLVDIDYQDADIIRLVVDNLNIHTPSALYEVFPPEEARRIIQKLEFHYTPKHASWLNQVEIELSVLSRQCLERRIPNAETLTSEIAAWEKQRNQQKASVYWGFQTKDARRKMQRLYPDLT, via the exons ATGGCCAAAAAGTACATTGTTGACTTGAATGAAGATGAAGTTTCTCAGCTACAGGCAATAATTAAAAAAGGTAAGCACAAAGCAAGAACTATAACCCGTGCAAACATTCTTCTGATGGCAACTGATAGAGAAAGGGATCAAGCGATCGCTAGCATAGTTAGAGCGCATGTTGCAACAGTGCAACGAATACGAGAAAAATTTGTCATTGGTGGGTTAGATTTTGCTTTAAAGGATGAAGTTCATCCACCAAAACCTAAAAAATTAGATGAAAAGCAAGAAGCATTTTTGATTGCAACGGCTTGTTCTAAGCCGCCAGAAGGGAGAGTGCGTTGGACAATGCAATTATTAGCGGATCACTTAGTAAACCTTGGGATAATAGATTCAATTTCCGACGAAACAATACGTCAAACTCTAAAAAAAA ACGAAATTAAACCGTGGTTAAAAGAACAGTGGTGTATTCCCGAAGTTAACGCAGAGTATGTATTCAGAATGGAGGATGTGTTGGATTTATATAATGAGCCTTATGATCCTAAACGCCCTGTAGTCTGCTTTGATGAACGTCCCTACCAATTAGTAGAAGAAGTAAGACTTCCTTTACCACCAGAGCCGGAGCAGCCTGAACGTTATGATTTCGAGTATAAGCGTAACGGGACAGTCAATTTATTTGCATGTTTTCAACCCTTGGCTGGATGGCGGCATATCGAAGTTACAGAACGTCGAACTAAAGCCGATTTTGCTCTTCAAATGAAAAAGTTAGTAGATATTGATTATCAAGATGCTGATATTATTCGTTTAGTAGTTGATAACCTAAATATTCATACTCCCAGCGCGTTATATGAAGTTTTTCCACCAGAAGAAGCACGTCGAATTATTCAAAAATTAGAGTTTCACTATACTCCTAAACACGCTTCTTGGTTAAATCAAGTAGAAATTGAATTATCTGTTTTATCTCGCCAATGTTTAGAACGGCGTATTCCTAATGCAGAAACATTAACTTCTGAGATTGCTGCTTGGGAGAAACAACGTAATCAACAAAAAGCCAGTGTCTATTGGGGTTTCCAAACCAAAGATGCTCGTCGAAAAATGCAGCGTTTATACCCGGATTTAACTTAG
- a CDS encoding plasmid replication protein, CyRepA1 family produces MNAATTEYPNNLTAAEYHELLAGSAIHPALIKRNFFHVEGESVYDFLFISDKIPRKNAGRVTDGYIKMYQHLLLGGTWIQSLDPFKNWQPMEWGRIKPNFPRIDWQKGKPVKYESPPKTPNRVTYFDVANPIWDKVAKRYLIKRYHSLLALRLLDKLNPLIFWEWVKQHPEIPIILCEGEKKAACLLSLGFVAIALPGIWNGRVGKQDFDERLHPDLVPMAQVGRKFIILFDYETSSKTRWSVYQATVRTAKAIEAVGCECEVALLPGPEKGVDDFVVSRGVDVNALLTAIIDDAKSLKDYQRSYRAKKWGLSKYKPDVTVNIKYLTQALCIPDLEEKCSSVPPLYDIAEEKLFTPSVSSTSCGEGEGKQELIISDCPDHKPSTQNPKKSFRFPEKGLVVLWSDMGTGKTELMRWWRDQNPNARFLNNGHRVNLLKNLAERLQTAMYSDLGYTGLAQAQALSITIDSLHKLNTQSLTYGCIFIDEACQYLTHLLHSNTCKQHRAAILEVLEYIVYNAPLVVIADAHMDDLTVDFFLAMRPKGEVPYIIKNEWRNGSRTIYWYEGDNSSALVAQISAALMLGEKIMVVSDSKRFIKKLDKSFTIKCEESSSEKSQTHQKWRIWSVHSDNSGSDENVAFIKDITNAVKNFDALFTSPSLGTGVDISQYHFDLVFGVFHGVSQTATECAQQLYRYRPKVPFHIWVAPRPPFGYKDTNATKIKERLLQTNEMTAFLLRIDRETGKRGAEKDWALEAYCQIMANRHYSLNNLRDDLRSLLTEMGNTFICVGSEDDEQSLESLKAAAQALDSAHNSAVARANNITLSEYRARQSKDYLDPNEIFECEKFRISDSYGIEVTESLVEMDKGGRLIRAIAGLEAILAPPEESFTDPKTGQSYPTPPTIVTQKDRTERDNLPLCIDWGNYSARWLARFNLGLHQILTSLMKGDEVTADDSTLLKMTEIAIHCAAHVKAILGFTIPLDCKPIWLLATMVEQLGLKLTFRKQGKRGQQVKLFSLSKEELEFAMHVIAHRETKRNQKENRTYYATQTPAAYSANPNHQPVSIPPLNAIGNSHCQGEDTTVYVPPQTDRITLLHCVEILRSGISRGVEAIKGILKRWHSDLRWETVLELEAIAASELRSLESAVPEFYTLLNEEMLPMEGG; encoded by the coding sequence ATGAATGCAGCGACAACTGAATATCCAAACAATCTCACGGCTGCGGAATACCATGAGTTGTTAGCTGGTAGCGCCATTCATCCGGCGTTGATTAAGCGCAACTTTTTCCATGTAGAGGGAGAATCAGTTTATGATTTCCTGTTCATATCTGATAAAATCCCACGTAAAAATGCGGGTCGGGTAACAGATGGATACATAAAAATGTATCAGCACCTATTACTAGGTGGGACGTGGATTCAGTCACTTGACCCCTTTAAAAACTGGCAACCAATGGAGTGGGGGCGGATTAAGCCGAACTTCCCCCGTATTGATTGGCAAAAAGGCAAGCCAGTTAAGTACGAATCACCCCCCAAAACCCCCAACCGCGTTACCTACTTTGATGTCGCTAACCCCATCTGGGACAAAGTTGCAAAGCGTTATTTAATTAAGCGCTATCATTCGCTTTTAGCATTGCGCTTGCTGGATAAACTCAATCCACTAATATTTTGGGAGTGGGTGAAACAGCATCCAGAGATTCCGATTATCTTATGCGAGGGTGAGAAGAAAGCCGCTTGCTTGCTTAGTTTAGGGTTTGTAGCGATCGCACTCCCTGGAATTTGGAACGGGCGCGTGGGCAAACAGGATTTTGATGAACGATTGCATCCTGACTTAGTACCGATGGCTCAGGTGGGGCGCAAGTTCATTATTTTATTCGACTACGAAACCTCTTCTAAAACCAGATGGTCAGTTTACCAAGCCACTGTTCGCACTGCAAAAGCGATTGAGGCAGTAGGTTGTGAATGTGAAGTTGCACTGTTGCCGGGGCCAGAAAAAGGCGTTGATGATTTTGTAGTTAGTCGAGGTGTTGATGTCAATGCCCTGCTAACTGCAATTATAGATGATGCCAAATCACTAAAAGATTACCAGCGCTCGTATCGGGCTAAGAAATGGGGACTTAGCAAATACAAACCGGATGTCACAGTCAATATTAAATATTTGACCCAAGCACTCTGCATTCCGGATCTGGAGGAAAAATGTTCATCTGTCCCGCCACTTTATGATATCGCAGAAGAAAAATTGTTTACCCCAAGTGTTAGCTCTACAAGCTGTGGGGAGGGAGAAGGAAAACAAGAGTTAATAATTTCTGACTGCCCTGACCACAAACCCAGTACCCAAAATCCCAAAAAGTCTTTCCGTTTTCCAGAAAAAGGACTGGTTGTACTGTGGAGCGACATGGGCACTGGTAAAACTGAACTCATGCGCTGGTGGCGTGACCAAAATCCTAATGCCAGATTTCTCAACAATGGACATCGGGTTAACTTGTTGAAAAATCTTGCCGAACGCTTGCAGACAGCCATGTACTCCGACTTGGGTTACACAGGTTTAGCCCAGGCTCAAGCTCTCTCCATTACTATTGACAGCTTGCATAAGCTGAATACTCAGTCTCTCACCTACGGCTGCATATTTATAGATGAAGCTTGCCAATACCTCACCCACTTACTACACAGTAATACTTGCAAACAGCACCGTGCAGCAATCCTAGAAGTACTGGAATATATAGTATACAACGCGCCACTGGTCGTCATCGCTGATGCACACATGGATGACCTGACTGTGGATTTCTTTCTTGCAATGCGACCAAAAGGTGAAGTACCTTACATCATTAAAAACGAGTGGCGAAACGGTTCACGCACAATTTATTGGTACGAGGGGGATAATTCAAGCGCCCTAGTCGCCCAAATCTCGGCAGCGCTGATGCTTGGAGAAAAAATCATGGTTGTAAGTGACAGTAAGCGTTTCATCAAAAAACTCGACAAATCCTTTACTATCAAGTGCGAAGAATCAAGCTCCGAAAAATCCCAGACACATCAAAAATGGCGCATTTGGTCGGTTCATTCCGATAATTCTGGCAGTGATGAGAATGTCGCTTTCATCAAAGATATCACCAACGCCGTCAAAAACTTTGATGCCTTGTTCACCTCTCCCAGTCTCGGTACTGGTGTCGATATTTCCCAGTATCATTTTGATTTAGTATTTGGTGTCTTTCACGGCGTTTCCCAAACTGCTACTGAGTGCGCCCAACAGCTTTACCGCTATCGCCCGAAAGTCCCGTTTCATATTTGGGTGGCCCCGCGTCCTCCCTTTGGTTACAAGGATACTAATGCTACTAAGATTAAAGAGCGCTTGCTCCAAACCAATGAAATGACAGCTTTTCTGTTGCGGATTGACAGAGAAACGGGTAAGCGGGGCGCAGAGAAAGATTGGGCGCTTGAGGCTTACTGCCAAATTATGGCTAACCGCCACTATTCTCTCAATAATCTGCGTGATGACTTGCGATCGCTCCTCACAGAAATGGGCAATACATTTATATGTGTGGGCAGTGAAGATGATGAGCAATCTCTTGAAAGTCTTAAAGCAGCAGCACAAGCTTTGGATAGTGCCCACAATTCGGCTGTTGCCAGGGCTAACAATATTACTTTGAGCGAGTACCGTGCCCGTCAGAGCAAAGATTACCTTGACCCTAATGAAATTTTTGAATGCGAAAAGTTTCGCATTTCTGATTCTTACGGCATCGAAGTAACCGAATCACTCGTAGAAATGGATAAAGGTGGCCGCTTAATTAGAGCAATAGCTGGACTTGAGGCCATTTTAGCCCCGCCCGAAGAATCGTTTACTGACCCCAAAACCGGGCAAAGTTATCCTACACCACCAACAATTGTCACCCAAAAAGACCGCACCGAGCGCGACAATCTACCTTTGTGCATCGACTGGGGCAATTACTCGGCACGCTGGCTGGCTAGATTTAACCTGGGGCTGCATCAAATTCTCACTTCTTTAATGAAGGGTGATGAAGTTACTGCCGACGATTCCACCTTACTCAAGATGACGGAGATCGCTATACATTGTGCTGCTCACGTGAAAGCAATTCTTGGGTTTACTATTCCCCTAGACTGTAAACCTATTTGGTTGCTGGCCACAATGGTAGAGCAGCTGGGGCTAAAGTTGACCTTCCGTAAGCAGGGTAAACGGGGTCAACAGGTGAAACTTTTCTCTTTATCTAAAGAGGAATTAGAATTTGCAATGCATGTAATTGCTCATCGTGAAACGAAGCGTAATCAAAAAGAAAATCGAACCTATTATGCGACCCAAACCCCTGCTGCGTATAGTGCAAACCCTAATCACCAGCCCGTATCCATCCCCCCCCTTAATGCTATAGGGAACTCCCATTGCCAAGGGGAGGATACTACTGTTTATGTTCCTCCCCAAACTGACCGGATTACTCTACTTCATTGCGTAGAAATACTTCGCTCTGGTATTTCTCGTGGAGTTGAGGCAATTAAAGGCATTCTCAAGCGATGGCACAGTGATTTGCGCTGGGAGACGGTGCTGGAACTTGAAGCGATCGCGGCGAGTGAATTGCGATCGCTTGAGTCGGCAGTACCGGAATTTTACACCTTGCTAAATGAAGAGATGTTGCCTATGGAGGGGGGCTAA
- a CDS encoding tyrosine-type recombinase/integrase translates to MKIDRHGQAKILSLQEIQLLFSQGVDSLRDKALFAVMLYTACRVNEAVTLLKRDVYDTKGKVRAKIIFRKGNTKGKLATRAIPVIQELRVRLQAYKPRDDSPWLFPGNADHSRANNHLHRDSALWILRVACKKVGVEGVSSHSFRRTALTSMSNAGIPLRVIQEISGHRTLDELYKYLEVREDQVLGAVSSLALLAPVSSDDFGKSVLVEVTDNSVHESS, encoded by the coding sequence TTGAAAATTGATAGGCATGGTCAAGCAAAGATTCTGTCTTTGCAGGAAATCCAACTTCTGTTCTCGCAGGGGGTAGACTCGCTACGAGACAAAGCGCTGTTTGCGGTGATGCTTTACACAGCGTGTCGAGTGAACGAAGCAGTGACGTTGCTAAAGCGCGATGTCTATGATACCAAAGGAAAAGTCAGAGCCAAAATCATCTTTCGCAAAGGTAACACGAAAGGGAAACTGGCTACCCGTGCCATCCCGGTAATTCAAGAATTGCGAGTCAGGTTGCAAGCATATAAACCGCGTGATGATTCTCCTTGGCTGTTCCCTGGAAATGCTGACCACTCAAGAGCCAATAACCACCTGCACCGGGATTCGGCATTGTGGATATTGCGAGTCGCTTGCAAAAAAGTAGGAGTTGAAGGCGTAAGCTCTCACAGCTTTCGGCGTACAGCACTCACCTCGATGAGTAATGCCGGAATTCCCTTAAGAGTGATTCAGGAAATCTCTGGGCATCGCACCTTGGACGAGCTATACAAGTACCTGGAGGTAAGAGAAGATCAAGTATTGGGAGCGGTATCATCTTTAGCGCTACTTGCTCCGGTTTCCTCAGACGACTTCGGGAAATCCGTGTTAGTCGAAGTGACCGATAATTCAGTGCATGAAAGCTCTTGA
- a CDS encoding NACHT domain-containing protein, translating to MDFNAGQRLNLPLNPSLSSATITGRNFPEQNCSKTVTFEEALVVVDDLVFTKTGRRLSEAEITVLKGTWNDCDYEEIAENSPYSLNYLQRRLAPQLWDVLSATIGNGERVYKKNLRNFLELVTPKKYHTQTAPSAKQVPPPPSNDSLQFIGGQPPDISSFYGRVQELADLEELVTKQRCISLIGVPGVGKSALAAKLIAILSVKSQPRFDYFLWKSVSHAPLVQDLVAELIEQIQTVEPSLNLNLPEYTQGRIAVLIKQLQSRRFLLVLDEFDALFQKNNFEQRLEYETFFRRLLEDQHESCLLLTGRVFPNEFDSLIRAKRSIQYIKIKGLDADAAMQLLAAQGLTNPQKCHDLIRTYSGNPLELETVGERINYFFGGNTEIFFENQTTFVSSEIEAMLDKMFTQVLSKIQRQIMIYLANEIASNSQPISFVKLLTNMNQRDKASLSTSKLVKALEKLERLSLLESIKHPITKEITFTLQPVIKKYILTDPQGFVHTSDALPTLAIAS from the coding sequence ATGGATTTTAATGCTGGACAAAGGCTGAATTTACCACTAAATCCTTCCCTGTCTTCGGCTACCATAACAGGACGGAACTTTCCTGAACAGAATTGTTCCAAAACAGTAACTTTTGAAGAAGCCTTGGTTGTAGTAGACGACCTAGTATTTACTAAGACAGGTAGACGCTTATCTGAAGCTGAAATTACTGTCCTAAAGGGAACATGGAATGATTGTGATTACGAGGAGATAGCGGAAAACTCACCTTATAGTCTTAATTACTTACAACGGCGTTTAGCTCCTCAACTATGGGATGTACTGTCCGCTACCATTGGAAATGGTGAACGGGTTTACAAAAAGAATCTGCGGAATTTTTTAGAACTAGTAACACCAAAAAAGTATCATACTCAAACAGCACCAAGTGCAAAGCAAGTACCCCCTCCCCCTAGTAATGACTCTCTACAATTTATTGGAGGTCAACCACCTGATATATCTAGCTTTTACGGACGAGTGCAGGAACTGGCTGATTTAGAAGAATTAGTAACCAAGCAGCGTTGTATTTCACTAATAGGAGTGCCAGGAGTTGGTAAGAGTGCATTAGCTGCAAAGTTAATAGCAATACTTAGCGTAAAATCTCAACCTAGATTTGATTACTTTTTATGGAAATCGGTGTCTCATGCACCATTAGTTCAGGACTTAGTTGCTGAACTGATAGAACAAATACAAACTGTAGAACCCTCATTAAACTTAAACTTACCTGAGTATACCCAAGGAAGGATTGCAGTGTTGATTAAGCAATTGCAATCCCGTCGCTTTCTATTGGTATTGGATGAATTTGACGCATTATTCCAGAAAAATAACTTTGAACAACGATTAGAGTATGAAACATTTTTTCGTCGCTTACTGGAAGACCAGCACGAAAGCTGTTTGCTTCTAACTGGCCGAGTTTTCCCTAATGAATTCGATAGTCTAATAAGGGCTAAACGTTCTATTCAGTATATCAAAATTAAGGGCTTAGATGCAGACGCTGCAATGCAGCTTTTAGCTGCCCAAGGATTAACTAATCCACAAAAATGCCATGATTTGATTAGAACATATAGCGGTAATCCATTGGAACTAGAAACAGTAGGAGAACGAATTAACTACTTTTTCGGTGGTAATACTGAAATATTTTTTGAAAACCAAACTACATTTGTTAGTAGTGAGATCGAAGCAATGCTCGATAAAATGTTCACTCAAGTGTTAAGTAAAATCCAAAGGCAGATTATGATTTATTTAGCAAATGAAATAGCTTCAAATTCCCAACCCATTAGTTTTGTTAAGCTATTAACTAATATGAATCAAAGAGATAAAGCATCTTTGTCAACTTCCAAGTTAGTCAAAGCATTAGAAAAACTTGAACGTTTGTCATTACTAGAAAGTATTAAACATCCAATTACAAAAGAAATTACTTTTACTCTTCAACCAGTAATTAAAAAATATATTTTGACAGATCCACAGGGGTTCGTACATACATCTGATGCTTTGCCAACATTAGCAATCGCATCTTAA